One stretch of Thalassophryne amazonica chromosome 19, fThaAma1.1, whole genome shotgun sequence DNA includes these proteins:
- the pomt2 gene encoding protein O-mannosyl-transferase 2, which produces MAKMECVGQWNKTDITSTLRKRTNIPHSEKDQTSSKPSEKEKSSQAALSSNGTSSEGLGRGNYPDNKGKVLLLLVGISLSTRLYKIMDPPHVCWDETHFGKMGSYYINRTFFFDVHPPLGKMLIGLAGFMTGYDGTFPFLSPGDKYGGHNYWGMRGFCAILGSCLPIFAYIIVLELSLSYTAALITAALLIFDTGSITISQYILLDPILMFFIMAALLSMVKFNQQGDRPFSAPWWLWLVLIGVNLAGALGVKFVGLFVILLVGLNTASDLWRLIGDLRLSLVDITKHLLARVFGLILLPLFLYFTIFAVHFVVLNKSGPGDGFFSSAFQSRLIGNKLHNASMPEYLAYGSTVTLKNLRIAGGYLHSHLDLYPDGVGAKQQQVTAYFHKDYNNLWVVHRQTDHANQSETPDLIRHGDIIRLEHKETTRNLHSHLHEAPLTKKHYQVTGYGINATGDANDLWQVEVYGGRKGDLVKVLRSKVRFLHQATGCVLYSSGKTLPKWGWEQVEVTCSPYLKESPNSQWNIEDHINSKLPNISLSVLKPLFLEILLESHIVMIRGNSGLKPKGNDMTSKPWHWPINYQGLRFSGVNETEYRVYLLGNPVVWWTNLACLGLYLIMVSTASVTLQRGIPLNRKRREHSRMLRSGGGLLFLGWLLHYAPFYVMSRVLYYHHYFPAMLFNSMLTGMTLDILLKNTDLLLRPPHSDWLRTVGHAGLLFSILYSFYLFHPLTYGMTGPLAHEPGSTMAGLKWMDSWEF; this is translated from the exons ATGGCAAAAATGGAATGTGTTGGACAGTGGAACAAAACAGACATTACATCAACTCTAAGAAAAAGGACAAACATTCCTCATTCAGAAAAGGATCAGACTTCATCCAAACCTTCAGAGAAGGAGAAAAGCAGTCAAGCTGCTTTGTCTTCAAATGGGACATCTTCTGAGGGCTTAGGTAGGGGAAACTATCCTGATAATAAAGGcaaagtgctgctgctgctggtgggGATTTCTCTCTCCACACGACTCTACAAGATCATGGATCCCCCTCATGTGTG CTGGGATGAGACGCACTTTGGAAAGATGGGAAGCTACTACATCAACAGGACCTTCTTTTTTGATGTCCATCCTCCGCTTGGGAAA ATGCTGATTGGTCTAGCAGGTTTCATGACAGGCTATGATGGTACATTTCCTTTCCTAAGCCCTGGAGATAAATATGGGGGTCACAACTACTGGGGCATGAGGGGT TTCTGTGCCATTTTGGGTTCTTGTCTCCCCATATTTGCCTACATCATAGTGCTGGAGTTGTCTCTGTCTTACACTGCTGCTCTAATCACAGCTGCTCTACTTATATTTG ATACTGGCTCCATCACTATTTCCCAGTACATCCTGCTGGACCCCATTCTCATGTTCTTCATCATGGCAGCTCTGCTCAGCATGGTCAAGTTCAACCAGCAGGGTGATAG GCCTTTTTCGGCCCCCTGGTGGCTGTGGCTAGTACTCATTGGTGTAAACCTTGCTGGTGCTTTAGGAGTGAAGTTTGTGGGGCTCTTTGTCATCCTGCTGGTGGGACTGAACACAGCCTCTGACCTCTGGAGGTTAATAGGGGACTTGCGCCTCTCATTG GTGGACATCACAAAGCACCTCCTGGCTCGGGTGTTTGGACTCATCCTGCTCCCGCTGTTTCTCTACTTTACCATTTTTGCAGTCCACTTTGTTGTGTTGAACAAAAG TGGACCGGGAGATGGCTTCTTCAGTTCTGCTTTTCAATCCCGTCTCATTGGAAACAAACTACATAACGCGTCTATGCCTGAGT ACCTGGCGTACGGCTCCACTGTCACACTGAAAAATCTCCGTATTGCTGGAGGATACCTGCACTCTCACTTGGACCTGTATCCAGATGGAGTCGGTGCAAAGCAGCAGCAG GTGACAGCCTACTTCCATAAAGACTACAACAACTTGTGGGTTGTCCACCGACAGACTGATCATGCTA ATCAGTCAGAAACTCCAGATTTGATTCGTCATGGCGACATCATTCGATTGGAACACAAAGA GACAACCCGCAATCTTCACAGCCACCTCCATGAGGCGCCGCTGACCAAAAAGCACTACCAAGTTACAGGTTATGGCATT AATGCCACAGGAGACGCCAATGACCTGTGGCAGGTGGAGGTATATGGGGGGAGGAAGGGCGATCTTGTGAAGGTGCTACGCAGTAAAGTCCGCTTTCTGCACCAAGCTACTGGCTGTGTGCTTTACTCATCTGGCAAGACTCTGCCCAAGTG GGGCTGGGAACAGGTGGAGGTGACCTGTAGTCCCTACTTGAAGGAATCTCCAAACTCGCAGTGGAACATTGAAGATCATATCAATTCCAAAT TGCCCAACATTAGTCTGTCAGTGCTGAAGCCACTTTTTCTGGAGATCCTGCTGGAGTCCCATATTGTTATGATCAGA GGTAACAGTGGTTTAAAACCCAAAGGCAATGATATGACCTCAAAACCCTGGCACTGGCCCATCAACTACCAG GGACTGAGGTTTTCTGGGGTGAATGAAACAGAGTATCGAGTTTACCTGCTGGGGAACCCT GTGGTTTGGTGGACCAATTTAGCATGTTTGGGATTGTATCTCATCATGGTGTCCACGGCTTCTGTTACCCTGCAAAGAGGTATACCGTTGAACCGCAAACGAAGAG AACATTCCCGCATGCTGAGGAGTGGAGGCGGGCTGCTGTTTCTTGGCTGGCTGCTTCACTACGCACCGTTCTATGTTATGAGTCGGGTTCTGTACTACCACCACTACTTCCCTGCTATGCTGTTCAACAGCATGCTGACTG GAATGACATTAGACATTCTGTTGAAAAACACAGACCTGCTACTCCGCCCACCTCATTCTGATTGGCTGCGGACTGTTGGGCACGCAGGACTTCTGTTCAGTATTCTTTACAG TTTCTACCTGTTTCATCCTCTGACCTACGGAATGACGGGCCCACTGGCACACGAGCCGGGCAGCACCATGGCCGGCCTCAAGTGGATGGACTCATGGGAATTTTGA